Sequence from the Mycobacterium florentinum genome:
TCAGCCGCTATGCGGCGGTGCTCAAGGTCGTCGACCGGGGGTCCATCCTGCTGGTCGTGTACACGGCCTTTTCGATGGGCGTGGTGGAGGGCATCTGGGTCAGCGTCGACATCTGGCAATTGATCCTCGTCGGCCTGGTCGCGACGGGACTGCTGGCCATCGTGCTGGTCGCCACGACGGCGACCGGCCGGCTGGCCAGTCTGGACCGCGGCGATGCGATCGTGCTGCTGTTCTGCGGTTCGAAGAAGAGCCTCGCGTCCGGGCTGCCGATGGCGCTGGTGTTTTTCCCCAACAACATCGTCGGCCTGACCATGTTGCCGCTGATGATCTTCCACCAGATTCAGCTGGTGGTGTGCGCGGTGATCGCCAGCCGGCTGGCGCGTGAGGCGGACGAAACGTCGGCGCCGGCGCAGGTGGGGGAGGAGGCCTAGTTTCGGCTGACGTCGATCGGGTGGGTGGCCAACAGCGACAGCGGCAGCGGCTGCCGGCGCAGGACCTGCCCCCACAGGTCCTCCTTCGCTCCGACGAGAACGTCAGATGGCAATGCGGACAACACAATCCAGTCGTCGCGCTCGATCTCGCCTTCGAGCTGACCGATGGTCCAGCCCGAGTAGCCCGCGTAGATCCGGACACCCTCGATCAATGGCGCGATCAGATCGGGCTCGGCGTCGAGGTCGACCATTACGATGCGCCCCGCGACATGCCGCAAACCGGGTACACCCTGCGGGTCGGCGCCGATCCGCAACGCGGCCAGGCACAGGGCAGCGTCGCGCTTCACCGGCCCACCGATGAACATCGTCTTCGGCTTGGCGGCGAGTTTGGCCCACTGCGGCAACACGTTGTAGACCGCGGTCTCGCTGGAGCGGTTGAGCACCACGCCCAGCGTGCCGCCGTCGTTGTGCTCGACGATGTAAATGACGCTGCGCCGAAACGTCGGTTCCAGCAGGTCGGTATTGGCAAGCAGCAAAGTACCCGCACGCACCCGCTGGGCAGCGGGTGCGATGTAGTCTTCGGGATCCTCGGGCGGCGGCATCAGTCCATCATCGCACTCCCGTAGCATCGCTCGGCACAAACAAACGCCGCCCGTAAGTATTTGTACTGTTATTACTGCGACGTCGAGTGCGACGATCTTTGTCCAGCCCAATCGTGGAAGTCGGTCCTGTGTTCCAAACCCGGATGCCCTCGCGTGCACCCGTCGAACTCTGGCAATCGGTGCGCGCAATGCCCGATCTGCGGCGGGTGATTGCGGTGCGCATGGCGAGTCAATTCGGTGATGGGCTTTTCCAGGCGACGGTGGCCGGCGCGCTGCTGTTCAATCCGGACCGGGCCGCCGACCCGTTGTCGATCGCGTTCGCATTCGCGGTGCTGTTCTTGCCCTATTCGCTGCTGGGACCGTTCGCCGGGGCCCTGATGGACCGCTGGGACCGACGCTGGGTACTGGTGGGCGCCAACCTGTGCCGCCTGCTGCTGATCCTGGTGATCGGCACGATTCTCGCGGTGCGCGCCGGGGAGATGTCGCTGCTGCTGGGGGCATTGCTCTTCAACGGCTTTTCACGATTCGTGGCCTCGGGACTGTCGGCGTCACTGCCGCACGTGGTGCCGCGCGAAAAGGTGGTGACGATGAACTCGGTCGCCACCGCCTCGGGCGCCATCGCGGCCTTCTTCGGCGCCAACTTCATGCTGATCCCTCGCTATTTCGTGGGCGGTAGCGATCGGGGAGCGTCCATCATCATCTTGATGGCCGTGATTCCGGTGTTGGTCGCGTTGCTGCTGTCGCTGCGGTTCGGACCCCGGGTGCTCGGGCCGGACGACACCAAGCGGGCGATCCACGGATCGGTTGTCTATGCGGTGATCACCGGGTGGTTGCACGGCGCGCGCACCGTGGTGTCCACGCCGACGGTCGCCGCGGCCCTGTCCGGCTTGGCGTCGCACCGGATGGTGGTGGGCATCAACTCGCTGGTGATCCTGTTGCTGGCGCACCACACGAAAAGCCCCGCGTTCGGCGGCCTGGGGATCGCGCTGGTGTTCTTCGCCGCCTCGGGGCTCGGCTCATTCCTGGCCACCCTGTTGACCCCTCCGGCGGTGCGCCGCTGGGGGCGCTACGCAGCGGCAAACGGTGCGTTGGCGGCGGCCGCGCTGATCGAGTTGGCCGGGGTGGGACTGACGCTGCCGGTCATGGTGGGGTGCAGCTTCTTCCTCGGGGTGACCGGCCAGATGATCAAGCTGTGCGCCGACTCCGCGATGCAGATGGACGTCGACGACGCGCTGCGCGGCCACGTGTTCGCGGTGCAGGATGCGCTGTTCTGGGTTTCGTTCATCGTCTCGATCACGGTGGCCGCGGTGTTGATCCCACCCGACGGGCACGCGCCGACGTTCGTGCTGTTCGGGTCGGCGATCTACCTGGCCGGGCTCGCCATACACAGTGTCGTCGGCCGGCGCGGTCAGCCGACTACCATTCGCTAGGAGGTCAAGATGGCGGATCCCGGGCCGATGGTGGCCGACCTGCGTGCCGAAAGCGACGACCTCGACGCGCTGGTGGCGCCGCTCGCGGCAGCGCGCTGGGCCGACCCGACGCCGTCGCCGGGCTGGAGCGTCGCACACCAAATCGCGCACCTGTTGTGGACGGATCGGGTCGCGCTGCTCTCGGTGACC
This genomic interval carries:
- a CDS encoding YqgE/AlgH family protein → MMPPPEDPEDYIAPAAQRVRAGTLLLANTDLLEPTFRRSVIYIVEHNDGGTLGVVLNRSSETAVYNVLPQWAKLAAKPKTMFIGGPVKRDAALCLAALRIGADPQGVPGLRHVAGRIVMVDLDAEPDLIAPLIEGVRIYAGYSGWTIGQLEGEIERDDWIVLSALPSDVLVGAKEDLWGQVLRRQPLPLSLLATHPIDVSRN
- a CDS encoding MFS transporter; the protein is MPSRAPVELWQSVRAMPDLRRVIAVRMASQFGDGLFQATVAGALLFNPDRAADPLSIAFAFAVLFLPYSLLGPFAGALMDRWDRRWVLVGANLCRLLLILVIGTILAVRAGEMSLLLGALLFNGFSRFVASGLSASLPHVVPREKVVTMNSVATASGAIAAFFGANFMLIPRYFVGGSDRGASIIILMAVIPVLVALLLSLRFGPRVLGPDDTKRAIHGSVVYAVITGWLHGARTVVSTPTVAAALSGLASHRMVVGINSLVILLLAHHTKSPAFGGLGIALVFFAASGLGSFLATLLTPPAVRRWGRYAAANGALAAAALIELAGVGLTLPVMVGCSFFLGVTGQMIKLCADSAMQMDVDDALRGHVFAVQDALFWVSFIVSITVAAVLIPPDGHAPTFVLFGSAIYLAGLAIHSVVGRRGQPTTIR